A stretch of Equus caballus isolate H_3958 breed thoroughbred chromosome 11, TB-T2T, whole genome shotgun sequence DNA encodes these proteins:
- the METRNL gene encoding meteorin-like protein, translated as MRGAARAAGGRAGQPWPRPPAPGPGPLRLAVLLAVLLGGASAQYSSDLCSWKGSGLTHEAHRKEVEQVYLRCAAGAVEWMYPTGALIVNLRPNTFLPSRRLTLCIKPLRDSSGANIYLEKTGELKLLVRDGDRGLGQVRCFDFDQGGLFVEATPQQDISRRTTGFQYELTSRRVGSDLHALSAPCRPCSDAEVLLAVCTSDFVVRGSIQDVTHEPEQQESAIHLHVSRLYRQKSRVFQPTPEGSGWRGRITTLLECGVRPGHGEFLFTGHMHFGEARLGCAPRFKDFQRMYRDAEETGLNPCEMGTE; from the exons ATGcggggcgcggcgcgggcggcTGGGGGGCGCGCGGGGCAGCCGTGGCCGCggccccccgccccgggccctggACCCCTACGGCTGGCCGTGCTCCTGGCCGTGCTGCTGGGTGGCGCGAGCGCTCAGTACTCGAGCGACCTGTGCAGCTGGAAGGGGAG TGGGCTGACGCACGAGGCGCACAGGAAGGAGGTGGAGCAGGTGTACCTGCGCTGTGCCGCGGGCGCTGTGGAGTGGATGTACCCCACCGGCGCTCTCATCGTCAACCTGAGGCCCAACACCTTCTTGCCCTCAAGACGCCTGACTCTCTGCATCAAGCCCCTCAGGGACTCCTCGGGGGCcaatatttatttggaaaaaactgGAGAACTGAAACTGCTGGTGCGGGACGGGGACCGTGGGCTCGGCCAGGTGCGCTGCTTCGACTTCGACCAGGGCGGCCTGTTCGTGGAGGCGACGCCCCAGCAGGACATCAGCAGGAGGACCACGGGTTTCCAGTATGAGCTGACCAGCCGGCGTGTGGGGTCGGACCTGCACGCTCTGTCAG CCCCCTGCCGGCCCTGCAGCGATGCGGAGGTGCTCCTGGCCGTCTGCACCAGCGACTTCG TTGTCCGAGGCTCCATCCAGGATGTCACCCATGAGCCGGAGCAGCAGGAGTCGGCCATCCACCTGCACGTGAGCCGGCTCTACCGGCAGAAGAGCAGGGTCTTCCAGCCCACCCCAGAGGGCAGCGGCTGGCGGGGCCGCATCACGACGCTGCTGGAGTGCGGTGTGAGGCCCGGGCACGGGGAGTTCCTCTTCACCGGCCACATGCACTTTGGGGAGGCCCGGCTCGGCTGCGCCCCGCGCTTTAAGGACTTCCAGAGGATGTACAGGGACGCCGAGGAGACGGGGCTGAACCCCTGTGAGATGGGCACGGAGTGA